TCACAGGCGGCGCCGACCTTGGGCTTCCACAGGACGTCGCCCTTCTTGATGTCGAAGGCCGCGCCGCCGTCGGTGCCGCCACCGGCCGCCACGGTGTCGCCGGAGATCGCCACCTCCTCGAAGGCCAGGACCTGGTCGGAGACCTCGACGTGCTGCGTCCACTTCTTCTGGCCGCTGTTCAGGTCGAACGCCGTGACCTCGGTGCACTGCTGGTAGTCGTCCTTGCTCTTCGGCTTGGCCGGAGCGTGCAGGACGACCGCGATGCCGCTCTTGCTGATCTCCTTGGAACCGCCACAGGCCTCACCGGCGAGCGGCAGCGTCCAGGTCTTGGTACCGGAGTTCAGGTCGTAGCCGATGACCTCGGCCCAGCCCGACTTCGCGTAGATCTTGTCGTTCATCCAGGAGCCGATGACCTTGCGGACATCGTCCTTGGGCACGTCCGGCTGCGGGACCTGGAGCAGGACCTTGGCGCTGGGGTCGGAGGGGATCTTCTCCAGACCGCCGCCCGACTCCTTCTCGCCGCCCTCGCCGCCTTCGCCACCCTTGCCGCCGGAGGAGGACGAGGACTCGTCCTTCTTGTCACCGTCGGAGGAGGCGTACCAGACACCGCCGCCGACGATCAGCGCGATCGCGGCCACGGCCGCCGTGATGATCCAGACGGTCGGGCTGACCTTCTTGCCGCCACCGCCGGGCCCGCCCGGCTGCGGCACCATCGTCACCGGCTGCTGGCTGTACGGCGCGTACGCACCCGGCTGACCCGGCTGGCCCGGCTGACCGGGCTGGCCCGGGTAGCCGTAGCCCGGCTGACCAGGCTGCCCCGGCGCGACGCCCTGGGGCGTGCCCGGCGGCGGGGGCGGAGGCGGCGTCTGCTGCTGGCCCGGCTGGCCCGGGTAGCCGTACGCAGCCTGACCGGCGATCATCGTCGGCTGCTGCGCGAGGTCGGCGGGCTGCTGCGGCGGCGTGCCCGGCGCGACGGCGGGCTGTGCCGGGGCGGTCGGGGCCTGGGCCGGGGGCGGCGGGGTCGCGGGAGCGCCGGCCGGCGGCGGAGGGGTGCCGGGGGCCTGGGGCTGCTGCGGGTACCCGTAACCGGGCTCGGGCTGCTTGTCGAAGCTGTGGCCCTGCGGGGGCTGGTCCTGCGGGGCGCCGAAACCGCCCGGTGGCGGCGGCTGGTTCGGAGGCTGGGGCGGCTGGGTCATGGTGAGTACCTCTGGAGCGAATGGTGGTGGGGACGCTCGAGCGGCGGCCGGGCGGCCGGAACCCCGTCGGGTTCCCGGCCGCCCGTTGACTTCCGTCAACTGCCGTGGGCTGCGGGCGAGTTGTCCGGACTGTTCAGTTGCCGTAGGCGAGGATCAGCTTTCCCTCGTCCTTGGTGGCGGTGCTGCGGGTGAGCCGCGTCGTGGAGATGTAGAAGCGCCCGTCCACGTAGTCGATCGCGCGGGAGTAGAAGCCGTTCTCGATCTCCGAGGTGCCCTCGGGGTTCTGCAGCAGCTTCTTCGGCGTGTGGCTGTTGCCGTCGGTCGGGATCGAGTAGACCGCGCCGCCGCCGTCGTAGGTCGGCTCCAGGTAGGCGATCAGGTTCTTGCCGTCCATCTTCATCGGCAGGATGCTGCTGTCGGCGGGCGCCTTGGTGCGCCACTTCTCCTTGCCGTTCTTCAGGTTGATCGCGACGATCTCGTTGGCGCCGCCCGTCGCGTCCGTCGGCAGGTAGAGCGTGTCGGCGTCGGAGGCCAGACCGGTGCAGCCGTCCAGGGAGCGGCTGAAGGAGAACATGCCGCACTCCGGTGCGAACGGGCCGTCGACGCTGACCTCACTCTGTACGTCGGCGCTGTTCGGCTTGAAGGTGGTGATGTTCCACTGCTTCTTTTCCTTGTTGGTCAGGTAGACCACGACCGGGTTCGTCGAGTAGACCTTGTCGACCGTCCAGCCCTTCGGGAAGGGCTTGCTCCACTTGGTCTTGCCCGACTTGGCGTCGATCTCCTCGATCTCCTCGTGCTCGTTGGGCCGGCTCGCGGCGCAGCCCATCGAGACCAGAACCCGCTCGCCGCCGGTGAAGGCGTTCGGGAAGCAGGTGCCCTCGTCCTTCTTTTTCTTCTCCCAGAGCTTGTCGCCCGAGGAGATGCTGTAACCGAGGCCGGACTGCGAGCGCCCGACGACCAGGGTGTCGCCGCTGATCGCCAGGTTCAGCTGGGAGGTGAAGTCGAACAGACCGCCCTCCTCGACCGGCTTGTGCCAGCCCTTCGCACCGGTGTTGAGGTCGATCACCTGGAGCTGGTTGCACTTCGGGGACTTGGTCTTGCCGTCCTCGTAGGCGATCACGACCTTGCCGTCGTCCGTGGCCGTCTTGGTGGCCGCGCAGATCTTGGCGGGGAAGGCGAGCGTCTTCCAGCCCTCTCCTCCGTCGGCGACGTTGTAGGAGCGGACTTCCTTGTACACGGCCTTCACCGCGTACTTGTCCGTGATCCACATACCGGGGGCGTCGGCTCCGCTGCCGGGGGCCTTGGGCGCCTTCTTGTGCCAGAGGACCTTGGCCTCGCCGTCCTTGCGTCCGGCGTTGAGGTCCTCCTCCTCTTCCTCTTCTTCGCCGCCCTTGTTGGGGTCGACCGGAGCGGAGTGCGTGGGCACCGGCTCCTTGCTCTTCTTCGACTCGTCCTTCTTCTCGTCGTCGTCACCGCCGGCGACCGCGAAGACGACACCGCCCGCGACGAGCAGCGCGGCGACCGCCGCGGCGATCACGATGGCGGCCTTGCTCTTGAAGAAGCCGCCGCCGCCACCGCCCGGTCCGCCGGAGCCGGGCGCACCGAACCCCGGCTGCTGCGGGTAGCCGTAGCCCTGCTGCGGCTGGCCGTACGCGCCGGGCTGGCCGGGCTGGGTCGGCGCCCCGTAGACACCGGGCTGGGCGGGCTGCGTGGGCGCGCCGAAGGAACCGGGCTGCTGCGGCTGTCCGAAACCGCCCTGTTGACCGGGTTGCGGCTGCCCGTACCCGCCGGGCTGCGGCTGCCCGTACCCACCGGGCGCGGTCTGCGGGTAGCCGTAGCCGGGCTGGCCCGCGGGCGGCTGCCCGGGCGGACCAGCAGGCGGCGGACCCGCGGGCATCTGCGGCGGCTGACCGCCGCCCTGCTGAGGATCCTGTGGTGGTCCGAAGCCGCCGGAGGGCGGCTGGTTGGGCGGCTGAGTCATCAGCGCTTCCCCCTTCACTGATTTTTCGGCACGCCAAGTCATGCTGTGGTCGTTTCTCG
This is a stretch of genomic DNA from Streptomyces sp. NA04227. It encodes these proteins:
- a CDS encoding PQQ-binding-like beta-propeller repeat protein, which encodes MTQPPNQPPSGGFGPPQDPQQGGGQPPQMPAGPPPAGPPGQPPAGQPGYGYPQTAPGGYGQPQPGGYGQPQPGQQGGFGQPQQPGSFGAPTQPAQPGVYGAPTQPGQPGAYGQPQQGYGYPQQPGFGAPGSGGPGGGGGGFFKSKAAIVIAAAVAALLVAGGVVFAVAGGDDDEKKDESKKSKEPVPTHSAPVDPNKGGEEEEEEEDLNAGRKDGEAKVLWHKKAPKAPGSGADAPGMWITDKYAVKAVYKEVRSYNVADGGEGWKTLAFPAKICAATKTATDDGKVVIAYEDGKTKSPKCNQLQVIDLNTGAKGWHKPVEEGGLFDFTSQLNLAISGDTLVVGRSQSGLGYSISSGDKLWEKKKKDEGTCFPNAFTGGERVLVSMGCAASRPNEHEEIEEIDAKSGKTKWSKPFPKGWTVDKVYSTNPVVVYLTNKEKKQWNITTFKPNSADVQSEVSVDGPFAPECGMFSFSRSLDGCTGLASDADTLYLPTDATGGANEIVAINLKNGKEKWRTKAPADSSILPMKMDGKNLIAYLEPTYDGGGAVYSIPTDGNSHTPKKLLQNPEGTSEIENGFYSRAIDYVDGRFYISTTRLTRSTATKDEGKLILAYGN
- a CDS encoding PQQ-binding-like beta-propeller repeat protein — its product is MTQPPQPPNQPPPPGGFGAPQDQPPQGHSFDKQPEPGYGYPQQPQAPGTPPPPAGAPATPPPPAQAPTAPAQPAVAPGTPPQQPADLAQQPTMIAGQAAYGYPGQPGQQQTPPPPPPPGTPQGVAPGQPGQPGYGYPGQPGQPGQPGQPGAYAPYSQQPVTMVPQPGGPGGGGKKVSPTVWIITAAVAAIALIVGGGVWYASSDGDKKDESSSSSGGKGGEGGEGGEKESGGGLEKIPSDPSAKVLLQVPQPDVPKDDVRKVIGSWMNDKIYAKSGWAEVIGYDLNSGTKTWTLPLAGEACGGSKEISKSGIAVVLHAPAKPKSKDDYQQCTEVTAFDLNSGQKKWTQHVEVSDQVLAFEEVAISGDTVAAGGGTDGGAAFDIKKGDVLWKPKVGAACEDAGYAGGDQLIAIYKCGSLDDATFEVQGLNPKDGNPVWKYPLPAGSEWPKIVSTNPVVVGAETGEEASGAGGISNVFSLSQQGTLRYKFTLEADMYTHDCDATKVNSCSGLAVGNDRLYLPTAEHEGSGESYERTNEIVSFSLANGKPTRDRVNAGNGYKMFPIRMDGTNILAYKDGPYDKGAQVVTIDSKTLKMTKLLETPSDQTVVRALNSMLPERSELLYGNGHLFIGEELISKPSSGDDFNYSAMGFARKD